A window of the Verminephrobacter eiseniae EF01-2 genome harbors these coding sequences:
- a CDS encoding HutD family protein, whose amino-acid sequence MRRFSLDRCPPTPWRNGGGLTREIARGASRPATANEWDWRLSVASITASGPFSTFAGVDRVAALVDCARRGARLPRRR is encoded by the coding sequence GTGCGGCGATTCAGCCTCGACCGGTGTCCGCCGACACCCTGGCGCAACGGCGGCGGATTGACGCGGGAGATCGCGAGGGGTGCGAGCCGTCCCGCGACGGCGAACGAATGGGACTGGCGCCTGAGCGTCGCATCGATCACGGCCAGCGGCCCGTTCTCCACCTTCGCCGGCGTCGATCGCGTCGCGGCGCTGGTGGACTGCGCAAGGCGAGGTGCACGACTTCCAAGGCGACGATGA